In Zingiber officinale cultivar Zhangliang chromosome 8B, Zo_v1.1, whole genome shotgun sequence, a single genomic region encodes these proteins:
- the LOC122016278 gene encoding peptide chain release factor PrfB2, chloroplastic-like — translation MVLFLFLVRRWRSSSESPRFLFRLSENNPNISPVVSPLGSSCIFLPSRAYARFPNGARFERPYGGCRTVGGSFGIGKIPYFSCFQGPRRLSSQPMTADGLTVDAIAAKGWPILDESESDWRSHAASIAQSVQLVKKRLQWKKLIARLDLLSAALRKPDLWDDPTYASRISREHGELLNRIKDVNSYEQELLEHVDLIKLAREENDEELELESMNVLVNMRRDAKEKELEALLSGDNDSCSCFIEVQAGAGGTESMDWASMVMNMYKSWAQHRGFTVTVIEEMPGEIAGIKRATIKLDGDYAFGYAKAEVGAHRLVRISPFDSGKRRHTSFAAVAVIPILGDGSTKYQIKESDLRIERFRASGAGGQHVNTTESAVRIVHIPTGISATCQNERSQHQNKTSAMAVLQSRLDQLEMARQAQATAEHTQSLSEISWGNQIRTYVLHPYRMVKDLRTNYEVSDPDSVLDGDLDGFILSFLSASLDKTDNNSE, via the exons ATGGTGTTGTTCTTGTTCCTGGTACGGCGATGGCGATCTTCCTCCGAATCTCCTCGCTTCCTCTTCCGCCTTTCCGAGAACAATCCTAACATTTCTCCGGTAGTCAGCCCTCTGGGCTCATCCTGCATCTTTCTGCCTTCCCGAGCCTATGCGCGATTTCCGAACGGGGCGCGATTCGAGCGCCCCTACGGCGGCTGCAGAACAGTCGGCGGATCCTTCGGGATAGGGAAGATCCCTTATTTTTCATGCTTTCAGGGTCCCAGACGGCTCTCTTCCCAGCCCATGACCGCTGATGGGCTGACGGTGGATGCCATAGCGGCCAAGGGCTGGCCTATCCTCGATGAGAGCGAGAGCGACTGGCGGAGTCACGCAGCCTCCATCGCCCAATCTGTGCAGCTTGTTAAGAAGCGATTGCAG TGGAAAAAGTTGATTGCTAGGTTGGATCTGTTATCTGCTGCACTAAGAAAGCCAGATCTGTGGGATGATCCTACTTATGCTTCTCGAATAAGTCGTGAACATGGTGAACTTCTGAACAGGATTAAAGATGTAAATAGCTACGAACAAGAACTACTTGAGCATGTGGACTTGATCAAGCTTGCTCGGGAAGAGAATGATGAAGAACTGGAATTG GAATCTATGAATGTATTGGTCAACATGAGAAGGGATGCTAAAGAGAAAGAACTTGAAGCTCTGTTATCTGGGGATAATGATTCCTGCTCTTGCTTTATAGAG GTGCAAGCTGGAGCCGGAGGAACAGAGAGCATGGACTGGGCTTCCATGGTAATGAACATGTACAAATCATGGGCTCAACACCGTGGATTTACAGTTACAGTTATTGAGGAAATGCCTGGTGAGATTGCAGGAATCAAG CGTGCCACAATTAAACTCGATGGTGATTATGCATTTGGATATGCCAAGGCAGAAGTCGGAGCGCATAGGCTGGTAAGGATTTCACCTTTTGACAGCGGGAAGCGACGTCATACTTCTTTTGCTGCCGTTGCAGTAATTCCAATACTCGGAGATGGATCCACAAAATATCAAATAAAAGAATCAGATCTCCGAATCGAACGCTTTCGTGCTAGTGGTGCCGGTGGCCAACATGTCAATACAACCGAAAGTGCAGTCAGAATAGTGCATATTCCGACAGGAATTTCTGCAACATGTCAAAATGAAAG ATCTCAGCATCAAAATAAAACATCAGCAATGGCAGTTCTTCAATCTCGGTTAGATCAGCTTGAGATGGCCCGCCAAGCTCAAGCGACAGCAGAGCACACTCAATCTCTTTCAGAAATTAGCTggggcaaccaaataagaacttaCGTCCTCCAT CCCTATCGCATGGTCAAAGATCTAAGAACAAACTATGAAGTCTCGGACCCTGATTCTGTTCTGGATGGCGATCTTGATGGCTTTATATTGAGTTTTTTGTCAGCTTCCCTCGATAAAACAGACAACAACAGCGAATGA
- the LOC122016279 gene encoding protein DOG1-like 4 produces the protein MEAFFDSWLARLDHLRSDLLHAFTHRPDRIPHAVDAVLSHYRDYRDAKARLADSDVLRALTHPWLTPFERIFLWVAGWKPSIAFRLLLGHRFLSPDQHAAFEVLRREVQLEEHRISEDMASAQEAMAGHMVLEAVRADLYANGSAWAAAADEVSRALRTVIDAAEELREATLRWLVETLTAAQMAEFLAAAVELRIRVRRWGLRRNGGQSN, from the coding sequence ATGGAGGCCTTCTTCGACTCCTGGCTCGCCCGCCTCGACCACCTCCGCTCCGACCTCCTCCATGCCTTCACCCACCGGCCCGACAGGATACCCCATGCCGTCGACGCCGTGCTCTCTCACTACCGCGACTACCGCGACGCCAAGGCCCGACTCGCCGACTCCGACGTCCTCCGCGCCCTCACCCACCCCTGGCTCACCCCCTTCGAGCGCATCTTCCTCTGGGTCGCCGGCTGGAAGCCCTCCATCGCCTTCCGCCTCCTGCTCGGACACCGCTTCCTCTCCCCGGACCAGCACGCCGCCTTCGAGGTCCTCCGCCGGGAGGTCCAGCTGGAGGAGCACCGGATCTCCGAGGACATGGCCAGCGCGCAGGAAGCCATGGCCGGCCACATGGTGCTCGAGGCGGTGAGAGCCGACCTGTACGCCAACGGGAGCGCCTGGGCGGCGGCCGCTGACGAAGTGTCTCGGGCGCTGCGGACGGTAATCGACGCCGCAGAGGAGCTGCGGGAAGCCACCCTGCGCTGGCTGGTGGAGACCCTGACGGCGGCACAGATGGCGGAGTTTCTCGCCGCCGCGGTAGAACTCAGGATCCGCGTGCGGCGATGGGGCTTGCGACGCAATGGCGGCCAGTCCAACTGA